In Pleomorphomonas sp. T1.2MG-36, one genomic interval encodes:
- a CDS encoding TetR/AcrR family transcriptional regulator, whose protein sequence is MARRRQETMEENRGKLIAAARKAFAEKGYSAASMDELTASVGLTRGALYHNFGDKRGLMAAVVDQIDTEMASRAQRVGARSADAWLGMLAEGVAYIEMALDPEVQRIVLLDGPAVLGDPSQWPSQGRCLQVTKQAVERLIEQGVVKPLDAEAVARLLSGGALNAALWIAASDRPQEVLPKATEAFLALASGLLVKAA, encoded by the coding sequence GTGGCACGGCGGCGTCAGGAGACGATGGAGGAGAACCGCGGCAAGCTGATCGCGGCAGCGCGCAAGGCCTTCGCGGAGAAGGGCTATTCCGCCGCGTCCATGGATGAGCTGACCGCCAGCGTCGGGCTGACGCGCGGCGCGCTCTACCATAACTTCGGCGACAAGCGCGGCCTCATGGCGGCGGTGGTCGACCAGATCGACACGGAAATGGCCTCGCGCGCCCAAAGGGTCGGCGCCCGGTCGGCGGACGCCTGGCTGGGCATGCTGGCCGAGGGCGTGGCCTATATCGAGATGGCGCTCGACCCCGAGGTCCAGCGCATCGTGCTTCTCGACGGCCCTGCCGTGCTGGGCGACCCCTCGCAATGGCCGAGCCAGGGGCGTTGCCTTCAGGTCACCAAACAGGCGGTGGAGCGGCTCATCGAGCAAGGGGTCGTGAAGCCTCTCGATGCTGAGGCGGTGGCAAGGCTTCTGAGCGGGGGCGCGCTCAACGCCGCGCTGTGGATCGCCGCCAGCGACAGGCCGCAGGAGGTTCTGCCGAAGGCCACCGAGGCTTTCCTGGCCCTCGCCTCCGGCCTTCTCGTGAAAGCGGCGTAG
- a CDS encoding siderophore-interacting protein produces MFPQPIDHADRFDAIRRANRRRPATVVGAFDLTPHMRRIVLRELEPVSDRPAKPAEWIKLHVPWSGEGRKHGRAYTVRDRSNGRITIDMAMHDGLCASWARRARPGDRVEISGPRHGFRLAWPPDELLLGADETGLAAVATIVAGLPHDTRGKVWLEVPDERDVLPLDAPPSVAVRFLPRGAAEPGHLLMRAMRTAAITPTTAVWVAAERAAALELREHFEAALPPHQVVTSGYWRVPCREPAVHDPFPEHARPA; encoded by the coding sequence ATGTTCCCGCAACCCATCGACCACGCCGACCGCTTCGACGCCATTCGCCGGGCCAATCGGCGCCGCCCTGCCACGGTTGTCGGGGCTTTCGACCTGACCCCGCATATGCGCCGCATCGTCCTGCGGGAACTCGAACCCGTCTCAGACAGGCCGGCCAAGCCCGCCGAGTGGATCAAGCTGCACGTTCCCTGGTCCGGCGAGGGGCGCAAGCATGGCCGGGCCTACACCGTCCGCGACCGCTCCAACGGCCGGATCACCATCGACATGGCGATGCATGACGGCCTCTGCGCAAGCTGGGCGCGCCGCGCCCGCCCAGGCGATCGGGTGGAGATTTCCGGACCCCGGCATGGCTTCAGGCTGGCTTGGCCACCGGACGAGTTGTTGCTGGGCGCCGACGAGACCGGCCTTGCCGCAGTTGCGACCATCGTCGCCGGTCTGCCGCATGACACGCGCGGCAAGGTGTGGCTGGAAGTGCCCGACGAGCGCGACGTTCTGCCGCTCGACGCGCCACCGTCCGTTGCCGTGCGGTTTCTGCCGCGCGGCGCGGCTGAGCCCGGGCACCTGTTGATGCGGGCCATGCGCACCGCAGCCATAACACCGACGACGGCGGTCTGGGTGGCGGCCGAGCGCGCCGCCGCGCTGGAACTGCGCGAGCATTTCGAGGCGGCGCTGCCGCCCCACCAGGTTGTCACATCCGGATATTGGCGTGTGCCCTGCCGCGAGCCGGCCGTCCACGATCCTTTCCCAGAACATGCGAGGCCGGCATGA
- a CDS encoding DNA gyrase inhibitor YacG, with product MVAPKGPRCPNCGEPTDPVFKPFCSKRCKDVDLNRWLKGAYSIPVVEYDDLPLPDDEGDGRP from the coding sequence ATGGTCGCGCCGAAGGGCCCCCGCTGCCCCAACTGCGGCGAACCGACCGATCCGGTCTTCAAGCCCTTCTGCAGCAAGCGCTGCAAGGATGTCGACCTCAACAGGTGGCTGAAGGGGGCCTATTCGATCCCCGTCGTCGAATACGACGATCTTCCCTTGCCCGATGACGAGGGCGATGGCCGTCCCTGA
- the htpG gene encoding molecular chaperone HtpG yields MTQTERHSFEAEVSRLLHLMVHSVYSNKDIFLRELISNAADACEKLRYLSIAEPQLAGEGGFAITLSADKDKKTLTVVDNGIGMSHDELKDNLGTIARSGTRAFLDGLADKAEGQALIGQFGVGFYSAFMVANRVRVVSRKAGSEEAWAWESDGAGTFELTPVELADAPARGTVVELFLNDDSLSYAEEHTLERIVHEYSAHVPVPIRFGSGEDARELADGSALWVKPKSAVTADEYKEFYHHVATAWDEPALTLHYRAEGRQEYNVLLFVPREKPFDLFDPSRKGRVKLYVRRVFITDEADILPAWLRFVRGVIDSEDLPLNMSREMLQKNPVLETIAKGVTGRVLSELSKLAETDADLFQKVWSSFGAVIKEGLYEAPERRDELFKVVRFKTTTSGDGWRSLTDVVKDFKENQTAIYYALGEDEKQVLASPHLEGYAARGLEVLILTDPVDAFWVRTALGFEGKPFKSVTQGEADLDNVKPLEADKAEKPGAEMAGLVAALKDALKDDVADVRPSVRLATSPVCLVASDFGLDRMTEKLVARQEGKAALGKPVLELNAGHSLIKALAAKAAAGDTAAVTAAAPLLFGQARILDGEAPSDPAAFAASVASLLEKSLT; encoded by the coding sequence ATGACGCAAACGGAACGTCACAGCTTCGAGGCCGAAGTTTCCCGCCTGCTGCACCTCATGGTGCATTCCGTCTATTCCAACAAGGACATCTTCCTGCGCGAGTTGATCTCCAACGCGGCCGATGCCTGCGAGAAGCTGCGCTATCTCTCCATCGCCGAGCCGCAGCTCGCCGGAGAAGGCGGCTTTGCCATCACGCTATCGGCCGACAAGGACAAGAAGACGCTCACCGTTGTCGACAATGGCATCGGCATGAGCCACGACGAGCTCAAGGACAATCTCGGCACCATCGCCCGCTCGGGCACCCGCGCCTTTCTCGACGGCCTTGCCGACAAGGCCGAGGGACAGGCGCTGATCGGCCAGTTCGGCGTCGGTTTCTATTCGGCCTTCATGGTGGCGAACCGCGTTCGCGTCGTTTCGCGCAAGGCTGGCAGCGAAGAGGCATGGGCCTGGGAGTCGGATGGCGCCGGCACCTTCGAACTGACGCCGGTCGAGCTTGCCGACGCGCCGGCACGCGGCACCGTGGTCGAGCTGTTCCTCAACGACGACTCGCTCTCCTACGCCGAAGAGCACACGCTAGAACGCATCGTACACGAGTATTCGGCGCACGTGCCGGTACCGATCCGCTTCGGCAGCGGCGAGGACGCGCGCGAGCTGGCCGACGGTTCGGCCCTCTGGGTGAAGCCCAAGTCCGCCGTGACGGCCGACGAGTACAAGGAGTTCTATCACCACGTCGCCACCGCCTGGGACGAGCCGGCGCTGACGCTGCACTACCGCGCCGAAGGACGGCAGGAGTACAACGTGCTGCTGTTCGTGCCGCGCGAGAAGCCGTTCGACCTGTTCGACCCCAGCCGCAAGGGCCGGGTGAAGCTCTACGTGCGGCGCGTGTTCATCACCGACGAGGCGGACATCCTGCCGGCCTGGCTGCGCTTCGTGCGCGGCGTGATCGACAGCGAAGACCTGCCGCTCAACATGTCGCGCGAGATGCTGCAGAAGAACCCGGTGCTGGAGACGATCGCCAAGGGCGTCACCGGCCGCGTGCTGTCGGAGCTCTCCAAGCTGGCCGAGACCGACGCCGACCTGTTCCAGAAGGTGTGGTCGTCCTTCGGCGCGGTGATCAAGGAAGGCCTCTACGAGGCGCCGGAGCGCCGCGACGAGCTGTTCAAGGTCGTCCGCTTCAAGACCACCACCTCGGGCGACGGCTGGCGGTCGCTCACCGACGTCGTCAAGGACTTCAAGGAAAACCAGACCGCGATCTACTACGCCCTCGGCGAAGACGAGAAGCAGGTGCTGGCCTCGCCGCATCTCGAAGGATACGCGGCGCGCGGCCTTGAGGTGCTGATCCTCACCGATCCCGTCGATGCCTTCTGGGTGCGCACGGCGCTCGGCTTCGAGGGCAAGCCCTTCAAGTCGGTAACGCAGGGCGAGGCGGACCTCGACAACGTCAAGCCGCTCGAGGCGGACAAGGCCGAGAAGCCCGGCGCCGAGATGGCCGGCCTCGTCGCGGCGCTCAAGGACGCGCTGAAGGACGACGTGGCCGACGTGCGCCCGTCGGTCCGCCTCGCCACCAGTCCGGTCTGTCTCGTCGCCTCCGATTTCGGCCTCGACCGCATGACCGAGAAGCTGGTCGCCCGCCAGGAAGGCAAGGCTGCCCTCGGCAAGCCGGTGCTGGAACTCAACGCCGGGCACAGCCTGATCAAGGCGCTGGCGGCCAAGGCGGCGGCCGGCGATACGGCGGCGGTGACGGCGGCAGCGCCGCTCCTCTTCGGACAGGCGCGCATTCTCGACGGCGAAGCGCCGAGCGACCCGGCGGCTTTCGCAGCCTCCGTCGCGTCCCTGCTCGAAAAGAGCCTCACCTGA
- a CDS encoding UPF0262 family protein, with product MPRRRFSRRTVVTDTDSITGRLVSVTLDAASIGQISREVEHERQVAIFDLLEQNSFEPVGAPGGEFVLRLSLVSNRLVLQIFRADGEPVTTHILSLTPFRRIIRDYYLVCDSYYEAIKVSTPSQIEAIDMGRRALHDEGAQILRDKLADKIAIDKLTARRLFTLIAVLRWKG from the coding sequence ATGCCTCGGCGACGTTTTTCGCGGAGGACAGTCGTGACCGACACCGACAGTATCACCGGGCGCCTCGTATCGGTGACCCTCGATGCCGCCTCGATCGGCCAGATTTCGCGCGAGGTCGAGCACGAACGGCAAGTCGCGATCTTCGATCTTCTGGAGCAGAACTCCTTCGAGCCGGTGGGCGCGCCCGGCGGCGAGTTCGTCCTTCGGCTGTCGCTGGTCTCCAATCGCCTCGTGTTGCAGATCTTCCGCGCCGACGGCGAGCCCGTCACCACCCACATCCTGTCGCTGACGCCCTTCCGCCGCATCATCCGCGACTACTATCTCGTCTGCGACAGCTATTACGAGGCGATCAAGGTTTCGACGCCGAGCCAGATCGAGGCCATCGACATGGGCCGGCGAGCGCTGCATGACGAGGGCGCGCAGATCCTGCGCGACAAGCTGGCCGACAAGATCGCCATCGACAAGCTGACAGCCCGGCGGCTGTTCACGCTGATCGCCGTGCTGCGCTGGAAGGGCTGA
- the copM gene encoding CopM family metallochaperone: MRRPFSPKLVLFLGGAMLLPLIAASPAAAHVKWFAPYIVGAPPQPIAATLGNVWFWTGILLVLVFFLATRLVERSSAGEAILQGLDRATDPLWLRLDDFVRVVIGAFFVAIFAIGGVYLTPDLKTPAEWVSWMQLLIAALIFSRRTQPLAAAGIIGLWLLALRDYDIFHLLDYLALGVGVAAYLVLEALPNPELRARRFEVLRWGVAIALMWSSLEKFAYPDWFYPLVVEKPFLTFGMPRDVFIPMAGVAEFTMGFGLIWTPLVRRLSAIALFVIFNAAVYPFGRVDLIGHALIMAIIVAIAADRTREVHFLPAVKRALAGVPAGIAAALVVFASGYWGLHVAIYGAEGNVGAAPAEYLTHTPNAEHPHGVTGMSGVSDAATAEEAYRLAMDRMHGPMMSGIADADPDAAFVRGMIPHHQGAIDMADIVLKFGKDPQNQHFAREIIDMQTREIAEMRAWLRQRGISE; encoded by the coding sequence ATGCGAAGGCCATTTTCCCCGAAACTCGTCCTTTTCCTTGGCGGCGCCATGCTGCTGCCCCTCATCGCCGCCTCGCCCGCCGCCGCCCACGTTAAATGGTTCGCGCCCTACATTGTCGGCGCGCCGCCGCAGCCGATCGCGGCGACGCTGGGCAACGTCTGGTTCTGGACCGGCATTCTCCTCGTCCTCGTGTTTTTCCTTGCCACCCGCCTCGTCGAGCGGTCGTCGGCTGGGGAGGCCATCCTGCAGGGCCTCGATCGTGCCACCGATCCGCTCTGGCTGCGGCTCGACGATTTCGTCCGCGTCGTCATCGGCGCCTTCTTCGTCGCCATCTTCGCCATCGGCGGCGTCTATCTGACGCCCGATCTCAAGACGCCGGCGGAGTGGGTGTCGTGGATGCAGCTCCTGATCGCCGCGCTGATCTTCTCGCGCCGCACGCAGCCGCTAGCCGCCGCCGGCATCATCGGCCTGTGGCTGCTGGCCCTGCGCGACTACGACATCTTCCACCTTCTGGACTATCTGGCGCTGGGCGTCGGCGTCGCCGCCTATCTGGTGCTGGAGGCGCTGCCGAACCCGGAGTTGCGGGCGCGTCGCTTCGAGGTGCTGCGCTGGGGCGTCGCCATCGCGCTGATGTGGTCGAGCCTTGAGAAGTTCGCTTATCCCGACTGGTTCTATCCGCTGGTGGTGGAGAAGCCCTTCCTGACCTTCGGCATGCCACGCGACGTGTTCATTCCGATGGCCGGCGTCGCCGAGTTCACCATGGGCTTCGGCCTGATCTGGACGCCACTGGTGCGTCGCCTGTCGGCCATCGCTCTCTTCGTCATCTTCAATGCCGCCGTCTATCCCTTCGGGCGCGTCGACCTGATCGGCCATGCCCTGATCATGGCGATCATCGTCGCCATCGCCGCCGATCGGACCCGCGAGGTGCATTTCCTGCCTGCGGTGAAACGGGCGCTGGCCGGCGTGCCGGCCGGCATCGCGGCGGCGCTGGTCGTCTTCGCCTCCGGGTATTGGGGGCTGCACGTGGCGATCTACGGTGCCGAGGGCAACGTCGGCGCGGCGCCGGCCGAGTATCTCACCCACACGCCCAATGCCGAGCATCCTCATGGCGTCACCGGCATGAGCGGCGTGTCCGACGCCGCCACCGCCGAGGAGGCCTATCGCCTCGCCATGGACCGAATGCACGGACCGATGATGAGCGGCATTGCCGATGCGGATCCGGATGCCGCCTTCGTGCGCGGCATGATCCCGCACCACCAGGGCGCTATCGACATGGCGGACATCGTGCTCAAGTTCGGCAAGGACCCGCAGAACCAGCACTTCGCCCGCGAGATCATCGACATGCAGACGCGCGAGATTGCGGAAATGCGGGCCTGGCTGCGCCAGCGCGGTATCTCCGAGTAA
- a CDS encoding low affinity iron permease family protein — protein MSGASSTTLFARFASVLSEWSGRPPTFALAVAILLIWAISGPVFGFSATWQLVINTLTSIATFLMVFILQSSQNRDGKALQAKIDELILSSEARNHFVGIERLDEERLQDICATLPDPARDDCEGEIPALNVGLARSG, from the coding sequence ATGAGCGGAGCGAGTTCCACGACCCTCTTTGCGCGCTTTGCTTCGGTCCTCTCCGAATGGTCGGGACGACCGCCGACCTTCGCCCTTGCCGTGGCGATCCTTCTGATCTGGGCGATTTCCGGCCCCGTCTTCGGCTTTTCGGCAACGTGGCAGCTCGTCATCAACACCCTGACGAGCATTGCCACGTTCTTGATGGTGTTCATCCTGCAGAGTTCGCAGAACCGGGATGGCAAGGCCTTGCAAGCCAAGATCGACGAACTGATCCTCAGTTCGGAGGCGCGCAACCACTTCGTCGGTATCGAAAGGCTCGACGAGGAGAGGCTGCAAGACATCTGCGCCACGCTGCCCGATCCGGCCAGGGACGACTGCGAGGGTGAGATACCGGCGCTGAACGTCGGCCTCGCCCGGTCGGGGTGA
- a CDS encoding RidA family protein, which translates to MAQRDAIFPANRHTLYEAHGYSAAIRSGDLLFVSGQVGSRPDGSPEPDFGRQVQLAFDNLKAVLEAAGCTVDDIVDVTTFHTDPEQQFGAIMAVKEQVFSQRPYPNWTAVGVTWLAGFDFEIKVIARIPASAKA; encoded by the coding sequence ATGGCCCAACGTGACGCCATCTTCCCGGCCAACCGGCACACCCTTTATGAAGCGCACGGATACTCCGCCGCCATTCGCTCCGGCGATCTGCTGTTCGTGTCCGGACAGGTCGGCAGCCGTCCGGACGGATCGCCCGAGCCCGACTTCGGCCGCCAGGTTCAGCTCGCCTTCGACAACCTCAAGGCCGTGCTGGAAGCAGCCGGCTGCACCGTCGACGACATCGTCGACGTCACGACGTTCCACACCGACCCGGAACAGCAGTTCGGGGCGATCATGGCCGTCAAGGAGCAGGTGTTCAGCCAGCGCCCCTACCCCAACTGGACGGCCGTCGGCGTAACCTGGCTGGCCGGCTTCGACTTCGAGATCAAGGTAATCGCCCGGATTCCCGCTTCGGCAAAAGCGTAA
- a CDS encoding sigma-70 family RNA polymerase sigma factor, which produces MMSDDILSYLPAMRAFARSLCGNATDADDLVQETLLRAIENISSYTPGTNLRAWLFTIMRNRFYSNCIKRNRERTGDEDCASQQPTISAPQEWQVRIRELEQALEELPVHYREAIVLVVVLEESYARAAEILECDIGTIKSRINRGRRMLRTAMGEEI; this is translated from the coding sequence ATGATGTCCGATGATATTCTTTCTTACTTGCCGGCTATGCGTGCCTTTGCGCGCTCCTTGTGTGGCAACGCCACCGATGCCGACGACCTGGTCCAGGAAACCCTGCTGAGAGCGATCGAGAACATCTCCAGCTATACGCCCGGCACCAACTTGCGGGCCTGGTTGTTCACGATCATGCGCAATCGCTTCTATTCCAACTGCATCAAGCGAAACCGGGAACGAACGGGCGACGAGGACTGCGCCTCCCAGCAACCGACGATCTCGGCGCCCCAGGAATGGCAGGTGCGCATCAGGGAGCTTGAGCAGGCCCTGGAGGAGCTGCCCGTCCACTATCGCGAGGCGATCGTGCTGGTGGTGGTGCTCGAGGAGAGTTACGCCAGGGCCGCCGAAATCCTCGAATGCGACATCGGCACGATCAAAAGTCGCATCAATCGTGGCCGCCGAATGCTGCGCACCGCCATGGGCGAGGAAATCTAG
- a CDS encoding ferritin-like domain-containing protein, protein MLSFSEVHAERVHRHIPQEGKTMDDIREHYLAWLRDAHAMEEQALTMMRGMLSRLENYPVLCARMEKHVAETERQAESLRKLLEGRDSGASVVKDTLGKATALGQALGGMFADDEVIKGVMASYTFEQMEIAAYKVLISTAAVLEDTTAISIFEENLAEEQDMADWLFDHLDQTTRIFLARDEAGLPARR, encoded by the coding sequence TTGCTTTCCTTCTCCGAGGTGCACGCCGAACGAGTTCATCGCCACATCCCCCAGGAGGGCAAGACCATGGACGATATCCGTGAACACTATCTGGCCTGGCTTCGCGACGCCCATGCCATGGAAGAACAGGCCCTGACGATGATGCGCGGCATGTTGTCGCGCCTCGAGAACTATCCGGTCCTTTGTGCCCGGATGGAAAAGCACGTCGCCGAAACTGAGCGCCAGGCCGAATCCCTCCGGAAGCTGCTTGAAGGGCGCGATAGCGGCGCCTCCGTGGTCAAGGACACGCTTGGCAAAGCGACGGCCCTCGGTCAGGCTCTCGGCGGCATGTTTGCCGACGACGAGGTGATCAAGGGCGTGATGGCGAGCTACACTTTCGAGCAGATGGAAATCGCCGCCTACAAGGTGTTGATCTCGACGGCCGCCGTTCTTGAAGACACCACGGCGATCTCGATTTTCGAAGAGAACCTCGCCGAAGAACAGGATATGGCCGACTGGTTGTTCGATCATCTCGATCAGACGACGCGCATTTTCCTGGCTCGCGACGAAGCCGGTCTGCCGGCACGCCGGTAA
- a CDS encoding PepSY domain-containing protein gives MKLASLCMATALAFSTSAFAQTSTEPATPAPDPAAPTAPNTPPAQTSPSDENLTPGANSFTEAQARSWLEEAGYTEVTGLVQSEDGIWRGHARRNGATVAVAVDYKGTISTE, from the coding sequence ATGAAGCTCGCCTCACTCTGCATGGCCACCGCTCTTGCCTTCAGCACCAGCGCGTTTGCCCAGACCTCCACCGAACCGGCCACCCCTGCGCCGGACCCCGCCGCGCCGACGGCACCCAACACGCCTCCGGCGCAGACGAGCCCGTCCGACGAGAACCTGACGCCGGGCGCCAACAGCTTCACCGAGGCGCAGGCGAGGTCCTGGCTCGAAGAGGCCGGCTATACCGAAGTGACCGGCCTCGTTCAGTCCGAGGACGGCATTTGGCGCGGCCATGCCCGCCGCAACGGCGCAACCGTCGCCGTGGCCGTCGACTACAAGGGCACCATCAGCACTGAATAA
- a CDS encoding arsenate reductase ArsC, whose protein sequence is MTDEEDTEAEVKQPGAVLFACSFNAVRSPMAAAIARHLFPGKIFVDSAGARRGELDPFAVTVMDEIGLDISRHKPQTFEDLEDSNFDLIISLAPEAHHKALEYTRYNSVEAEYWPTADPTLASGSRERILDEYRAVRDQLTARIKKRLGWTPSFEPRREGVREMGAKAENG, encoded by the coding sequence ATGACGGACGAGGAGGACACAGAGGCGGAGGTGAAGCAGCCCGGCGCGGTGCTGTTCGCCTGCTCGTTCAATGCGGTGCGCTCGCCGATGGCGGCGGCCATCGCCCGCCATCTGTTTCCCGGCAAGATCTTCGTCGATTCCGCCGGCGCCCGCCGTGGCGAGCTCGATCCCTTCGCCGTGACCGTGATGGACGAGATCGGCCTCGATATCTCCCGTCACAAGCCGCAGACCTTCGAAGATCTCGAGGACAGCAACTTCGACCTGATCATATCGCTTGCCCCGGAAGCCCACCACAAGGCCCTCGAATACACACGCTACAATTCGGTGGAGGCCGAATACTGGCCCACCGCCGACCCGACGCTGGCTTCCGGCTCACGCGAGCGCATTCTCGACGAATATCGGGCCGTTCGCGACCAGCTCACGGCCCGCATCAAGAAGCGACTCGGCTGGACGCCGTCCTTCGAACCGCGTCGCGAGGGCGTGCGGGAGATGGGGGCGAAGGCGGAGAACGGTTGA
- a CDS encoding Maf family nucleotide pyrophosphatase, whose translation MTNRPVLVLASASPRRVALLNQIGIAPDLLLPADIDETPGRAELPRRLARRLARAKAEVAAHRVPLQDYPGREVLVLAADTVVAVGRRILPKAETFADAEGCIALLSGRTHRVFTGLALATPSGLREKLVETRIRFKRLSSQEMADYLASGEWQGKAGGYAVQGFAGAFVASVSGSYSSVVGLPLHETANLLEAARYPVRARWADGAIA comes from the coding sequence ATGACCAACCGTCCCGTCCTGGTTCTGGCATCTGCGAGTCCGCGCCGCGTGGCGCTGCTCAACCAGATCGGCATAGCGCCCGACCTGCTGCTGCCGGCCGACATCGACGAGACGCCGGGTCGGGCCGAGCTGCCGCGCCGTCTTGCCCGCCGTCTCGCCCGCGCCAAGGCGGAGGTCGCCGCCCATCGCGTGCCGCTGCAGGACTATCCGGGCCGCGAGGTGCTGGTGCTCGCCGCCGATACGGTGGTCGCCGTCGGTCGCCGCATCCTGCCGAAGGCCGAAACCTTCGCCGATGCCGAAGGCTGCATCGCTCTGCTGTCCGGCCGCACGCACCGCGTCTTCACCGGTCTGGCGCTGGCCACACCGTCCGGCCTGCGCGAAAAGCTGGTCGAGACGCGTATCCGCTTCAAGCGCCTGTCGTCGCAGGAGATGGCCGACTACCTCGCTTCCGGCGAGTGGCAGGGCAAGGCCGGCGGCTATGCCGTCCAGGGCTTCGCCGGCGCCTTCGTCGCCTCGGTGTCCGGCTCCTATTCCTCCGTGGTCGGCCTGCCCCTGCACGAGACGGCCAACCTGCTCGAAGCCGCCCGCTACCCGGTGCGTGCGCGCTGGGCCGACGGAGCGATCGCCTGA
- the infA gene encoding translation initiation factor IF-1, protein MTKEEVLEFPGVVSELLPNATFRVRLENDHEIIAHTAGRMRKNRIRVLAGDKVLVEMTPYDLTKGRITYRFK, encoded by the coding sequence ATGACCAAGGAAGAAGTCCTGGAGTTTCCAGGCGTCGTTTCGGAACTTCTGCCCAACGCGACTTTCCGCGTTCGTCTCGAGAACGACCATGAAATCATCGCTCATACGGCCGGCCGCATGCGCAAGAACCGCATCCGCGTCCTGGCTGGCGACAAGGTTCTGGTCGAAATGACGCCCTACGACCTCACCAAGGGCCGCATCACCTATCGCTTCAAGTAA